The genomic stretch TTTTTCGGATGCAATCAAAACTGCATTAGATAGGTGCCTGTGTTGCGAACCCTATCATAGGTCAAGGCGTGGGTCTAAGTATTCAGTATTGTATTAGGACTAAGTATTGAAATAACCGTCATATCCACAGCATACCCATATAACTCTATCTaaagcagccccggatctaggggggggcaagccggggcctgtgccccgggcggcaaattcagggggcggcaaaatcaggcggctgccaaattcacacttcacagaccaaaggataacgtgttgtaggttcagagtagtagatagatggataactcatcatttatttaactttgaccacggaataaataatagcacaagtacagcaatttcatggccatatcaacttgaccgataccctacaccactgcacgaacatttattattcacgaggcgaagttttagcaaactaaaactgattaaaaattatttgcgatcatctatgagccaggaacgcttatcgcatatatttatttttattttaaatcctacatcacagattactgtaatggttaggtacctacagcgccatcttaacctatggtgcagggtgtgcgcatgacccgggcgccttgctcggtctcaggggcgccatgggacgccccaccaccaggaaatttcgatgaaattacatttcgatactgacaagcaaagtttctaaaaaagtcgccttcgctttgtttgattgatcattttgattattttttacttttaacatcctccaactaagtgaaaaaattcttgctcgctacgctcgtggctaaatgacaacgcggctgtttttctgattgtttattatttttattgactcggtcgtcggtcattgattcagtctctaatcacgttttctttttatttgtacataattcccagtttaatttgtgagtcttcaaacaaataatttaaaaaaattcgcgctcgctacgctcgcggctacttgttgctttacaatgtcctttatcaggtacttttgtgtcgcgggctcaaaaaatttcgcgctcgcttcggtcgcgcaatattatacatgcaTTGCCTCAATGAGTTCATAAGTCAAGTCcacactgccttaacttttataagtcaaatgcagTAACGGCGTAAGCGGGGGGCGGAGGGGGCGGTCCACCCCGGGTAccacatctcggggggtgccatcttggtcgacacatatctgcatgaccaggatggcgcgggcagaagggacaagtcacattcttatctgcgaagcctaggttcacaaccatttactgtttcattttatttatattcaaattttaaacaaaactacgacagagcatgcgcgagacatcgaggcggtcacccctctcagtccgactgtcacccctctcttatatgtttgctttatctgattacttaaattaattcctcaaagttagaaaaaaaaaaaattccgctcgcttcgctcgcggttctttcttaatttctgttttgttctgcccttgctttttgagtactcaatctaacaaaaatttaaagcaccgaagtagcaaaaacaactgacactcgcttcagtcacggtttctttttatttgtgcttaattcagagttaaattacagtcctcaaaagtaacaattaaaaaaattcactttacagtggttatttttaagttgtttaggcgctatttgtaagcggaggtggaggactttggtATCCCACATCCAAACAATTTTGCGCAGCTGCCTCACTTTccggtggttttttttttcaaacttgtttgggtacttttgtgttaacaaactcaaaaatttcgcactcgctatgctcgcggattcatttatcgttttttttttttttaaaattgggatcttttgtgtcctacatctcgaacatttctggggctcactgtaggtttttttttactacgtgattatattctgtcgttttttttttggggaggtgggggatgctcgataagtagtccgcctcgggtgccacccgatgctacgccgccactggtcaaatgtagtaaaaaatatatatttatggagtcctcaaaaacaaaaaagtttgcttgctgcttgttacagcgcttttttaaactaattaactttttgtgtcccaaattaaaaaatttgcgcgctcgcttcgctcgcgctgctttttacaattacatcgttctgtctcgactttcataacttagaccgccaacagtttgagcctacaatgaattggacaaattttttgaagtcctttacctaccaaatagtgcacttcattcgaacgttcttatttatattccttgtaactactctaagtacttcaatacatagatggcgcttgggtgatgattgcaaccaggcgctacatgagctagagacggccctgcctgcctacatattgatagctaaaattatatggatgataaaggtgaaaataaacataagtaggtaggcggggcggcattttgcagattttgccccgcctaaaaaaaattgaagatccggggctgatcTAAAGTTGATTTGGCCATCCTATCATCATATATATACAGTCATCGGAAAAAGTGCCGAACGAACTGTCCGCACAAAGAAGTCGGGCAAGAAAGACCATGTGCGAATTTTCTATTATCAACTTGCCACTTGATTGCGGTGCGTGATAATGTACGATACAAGACCATTTGCTTCAAGATATTGAATTGCGTAGATACGATGTGCAGATTCAAGTTATTTACATTGATATACGTACTTATTTATACtatcactagcttctgccagcggtttcacccgcatcccgtgggaactacttcccgtaccggtaaaaagccttcctcgataaatgggctatctaacactgaaagaaatgttcaaatcggaccagtagttcctgagattagcgcgttcaaacaaacaaacaaactcttcagctttataatattagtatagataactttGACATCAGAGAGTGATGAAAGTGTTTTTGAAATGGACTTTTGCTGCTGACTGTACCTTGAACGatcagaaaagaaaaaaaagattcGTGAAACTTCGATAATAGGTTTCTCCTAGATAAATGAGGCAAGTACCTAAAATGCAAAAAAGGagcatattaataaataagtagctATGTGGATAGTTATCATGAAAAAAGAACATCATGCTCTAATGAGAGGTCTCGCTACCAGACACAGATTGAATTTATCACCTTGAATATTGTGTGTGGTTTCGGAGTATAAGaagaaacaatttaataaaccCACTTTTGTGATCCAAGTTAACTTCTAATGTTAGGGAACTGCGTGAATGTCGTAAGAAAAAGTTATTgacgaattatttatttatttaatacactgtGGAGACTTGTACTTATGTAATCTGTTTCTAATGCAAACTAACCAACCTTCGCTATGGTGTTCTGAAACAGCAATGATAACAGTTCTCGCCAAATGTTTTGTCGTCAAGGAACAGTACCTTAGTCGCTGCACAGAAACCACGATGCGATGATGACACAGAAAGATGCATGAGCCTACTTTTGGTCGGAATTTTGATGCGGACTAGAGACTCATACTGAAGATGAGTTTTGGATCAAAAAATCTGAATTCTTGAATCAATGGGCCCTTGCATCAAGCAACGATGAGGACAAcgaccatcatcctccgagcctttttcccaatcatgttggggtcggcttccagtctaaccggattcagctgagtaccagtgctttacaagaagcgactgcctatctgacctcctcaacccagttacccgggcaacccgataccccttggttagactggtgtcagacttactggcttctgactacccgtaacgactaccaaggatgttcaatgacagccgggacctacagtttaacgtgccatccgaaacagccaatggtgtctaagatatacttagaaagtacatacagacttagaaaagttgcattggtacttgcctgacctgggatcgaacccgcgccctcatacttgagagattggtccgaTGAGGACAACGACCGACCCACAATATTTGTTTGGCACAGAGACTGGCAACTTTTATTACAAGTGTCAGCATCTGTCAAAAAGACATTGATGACAGCCGCAATGACAGCAAAAGCAAACAAAATGCAAACAAATCAGCTGTTGTGTTGTTGTCGTGGATCTATTGAATATTATCAAGTTCTTATTCAGCTTTTTACGACGactgaaacattaaaattatacttcACATAGCATTAATGAGTACCTTACAGTCATGTCGAACCAAGAAATCATACAAGAATATTCAAACTCCATAAAAAATCTCAAGAAACAGTGTACTGACGCAGGGATGAGCGAAGAGGAATTTAAAAGAATGTATTTTAAGTCTCTTAAATCACTAGAAAATACTGGAAGCCCAGAGACTAACACTCCACGACGAGCTGCAACCAAATTTAGAATTGTATTACTAGTAATAGTTATAGGAGTGTGTGTAGTATACAATTATAAATCTATATACAGCAGTATTGTTTGTAACTTACAAGAATATATTTATCCTGGTTTGAAGCTACTAAGAAAAATATCGATACCATTCATATCATTATTCCCCTCCCTAACtggtaaatattcaaatatgaaTTTGAAGAAACAGCAACAGTGACATTTGGACGGCTTCCTAACTTAAGTTTCTTTTCAGATTATTATCATGAAACATGCTTGATCCAAAACCCATACTTCTCCGTAGTGGACATGGACTGCTGGCCTTGTAGCACAGTCAGTAACATCAGAGAGGTTAATGATCCAAATCCTGTCAGTCAGCAACAAACTGCACCATTTATTTATGAGGTCAGAGGTCACTTCGTATGGACACAATATCTGTTCTTGAATGCTAacattctaaatttaaatacctatatatatatttttttacttcactgtttTGCAAGCCAGGCTTTGATAACCGGTTTTTTCTTTCAGACTGAACAGCCAGTAATTAATATGAATGCTCTAAAGACAATGTACCTTAGGAATAAAGACACATTTGACAAAGAATCTCCaaaaattgtaacaaataataaatattatattagcgCCCATGACTTGTTTATTGATGGACCATTGAGAGACAAGAGTTTTTACATTTGGTAAGTTATGAAATAATTAGAACTGCAAATTAAATTGCACAGTCTGCCAAAACAAATTGTTATTATTCcacaactttttatattatttcaggAAATTCAATAACATGAATGTAGCCAAGGTATTACGGCAGATTGT from Helicoverpa zea isolate HzStark_Cry1AcR chromosome 8, ilHelZeax1.1, whole genome shotgun sequence encodes the following:
- the LOC124632474 gene encoding uncharacterized protein LOC124632474; this translates as MSNQEIIQEYSNSIKNLKKQCTDAGMSEEEFKRMYFKSLKSLENTGSPETNTPRRAATKFRIVLLVIVIGVCVVYNYKSIYSSIVCNLQEYIYPGLKLLRKISIPFISLFPSLTDYYHETCLIQNPYFSVVDMDCWPCSTVSNIREVNDPNPVSQQQTAPFIYETEQPVINMNALKTMYLRNKDTFDKESPKIVTNNKYYISAHDLFIDGPLRDKSFYIWKFNNMNVAKVLRQIVPRPKVVPKFGQSTERFIIIDTSQNTFSIPDTECSFSFLLALSGSREIHLVPAEECKHQCKSLKVDLKESYLLWYNWWYWRPTVQHSMGNNTFIAHVGSYC